The DNA sequence GGTTCGACGTCAACGGATGCCGCCCCGGAACCCGGAAGCCGGAACCTGGAACTGAATGCGGCCCAAAGCTTGTCGGCGGTCTTGCCCCCGATGCCGGGAAGCATCCGGATGAGGCGCTTGAAGGCGAGCTCGTCGCGCGGGTTGGCGACGAGCTTGAGGTGCGCGGCGACGTCCTTGATGTGCGCCTGTTCGAAAAACCGGACGCCGCTGGTGATGCTGAACGGGATGTTCCGGCGCGTGAGTTCAAGCTGCAGTTCAAGCGAGTGAAAGTGCGAGCGGTAAAGCACAGCCATGTCGCGCAGGTCGAAGCCTTCGTCGCGCAACTCAAGCGCCCGCTGCGCCACAAACGCGGCCTGTTCCGGGCCGTCGCCGCATGCGACGAGCACGGGACGCGGGCCGGACGGCCGCGCGGCGGCGAGCTGCTTGGCGAACTGGTGGATGTTCGGCGCGATGGCGGCGTTGGCGAGCGAGAGGATTTCCGGCGTGCTGCGGTAGTTGGTCTCGATCTTGTAGATCGTCGCGCCGGGATAACGCTTGGGAAACTCGAGGATGTTGCGAAAGTTGGCGCCGCGCCACGAGTAGATGCTTTGCGAGTCGTCGCCCACGGCCATCACGTTGTTGTGGCGGGCGGCGAGGAGGTCGATGAGTTCTCCCTGCAGCTTGTTCGTGTCCTGATACTCGTCCACGAGCACGAACTGGAACCTGCGCTGATACGATTCGCGGATGTCCGCATGGTCGCGCAGCACCCGCAGCCACAACGCAAGCAGGTCGTCGAAGTCCATCAACCCGCCGGTGCGCCTGCGCTCCACGTAGCTTGTGTGCACGGCGACGATCTGCGCTTCGAGCGGCGTGAAGTAGTCGTAATCTGCACGGAGCAGTTCACCGACGCTGCGGCCGGTGTTGACCGCGAGCGAGAAGATCTCCCCGAGCACGTCGGCCTTCGGGAAGCGCGTGGCCTTCATGTCGATCTTCGACTCGTCGAGGCAGGCTTTGATCAGGTCGGCCGCGTCTTCACGGTCCATGATGGTGAAGTCGCGCGGCCAGCCGAGGACGTCCGCATGGCGGCGCAGGAAACGGTGTCCGACGGAATGAAACGTCCCTCCCCAAAGCGCCGAGAGATCGCTGCCGAGCAGGTCGCCGACGCGGCGCATCATCTCGCTCGCGGCCTTGTTCGTGAACGTGAGCAACAGCATCCGCTCGGCGGG is a window from the Verrucomicrobiota bacterium genome containing:
- a CDS encoding ATP-dependent helicase; translation: MSREYALHEFRPPVDLRIDYARELNPQQLAAVTATPGPALVIAGAGSGKTRTLTYRVAWLLEQGIPAERMLLLTFTNKAASEMMRRVGDLLGSDLSALWGGTFHSVGHRFLRRHADVLGWPRDFTIMDREDAADLIKACLDESKIDMKATRFPKADVLGEIFSLAVNTGRSVGELLRADYDYFTPLEAQIVAVHTSYVERRRTGGLMDFDDLLALWLRVLRDHADIRESYQRRFQFVLVDEYQDTNKLQGELIDLLAARHNNVMAVGDDSQSIYSWRGANFRNILEFPKRYPGATIYKIETNYRSTPEILSLANAAIAPNIHQFAKQLAAARPSGPRPVLVACGDGPEQAAFVAQRALELRDEGFDLRDMAVLYRSHFHSLELQLELTRRNIPFSITSGVRFFEQAHIKDVAAHLKLVANPRDELAFKRLIRMLPGIGGKTADKLWAAFSSRFRLPGSGAASVDVEPGSPTTAPRLARALQSCGAAIPRKTAVAWAQFAATMSQLEAPGTLGNTEKMIALVVEAGYEDHLKANFANYRARMEDIEQLAVFSRRFPTLEDFLTQLALLTNVDAEEQDSKPDRDDERLRLSTIHQAKGLEFRVVFVIMLCEGMFPNARALNAVDGEEEERRLFYVAITRAKDELYLSHPLLRSSFGGGAEMQQSSRFLRELPRELLEEWDLRPSAAMR